From a single Micromonospora carbonacea genomic region:
- a CDS encoding TAXI family TRAP transporter solute-binding subunit, whose amino-acid sequence MSRSWTVPPRAAGVAALLLVLVAAAPGLAACQDSPGEPVPIRIATGSPTAVYHAFGRSLAGILNRELPGVRASVVVTAASAENMRLVGAGQAELGFTQADVLPTDREEHPSVLAVARVYDDLLHLVTMAGGPVRSVADLRGRRVSVGAPGSGTEVTATRLLEVAHLGGDAVRRERLGLDDSVAALRAGRVDAFFFSGGLPVRGVGELAAGSAVRIVDLGEWTEPLRRSYREVYVSRDIPRSVYGVEPVTTVANPNYLVVRADLPEPLVREVTRLLMERRAELAAAHPAAGRMSPRSAIATAPLPLHPGAAAWYRSAKP is encoded by the coding sequence CGTAGCTGGACTGTGCCCCCGCGCGCCGCCGGCGTGGCCGCGCTGCTGCTGGTGCTGGTCGCGGCGGCGCCCGGGCTCGCCGCCTGCCAGGACTCGCCGGGCGAACCCGTGCCGATCCGCATCGCCACCGGCAGCCCCACCGCCGTCTACCACGCGTTCGGCCGGTCGCTGGCCGGCATCCTCAACCGGGAGCTGCCCGGGGTGCGGGCGAGCGTGGTGGTGACCGCCGCCTCGGCGGAGAACATGCGCCTGGTGGGCGCGGGCCAGGCCGAGCTGGGCTTCACCCAGGCCGACGTGCTGCCCACCGACCGGGAGGAGCACCCGAGCGTCCTGGCGGTCGCGCGGGTCTACGACGACCTGCTGCACCTGGTGACCATGGCCGGCGGCCCGGTGCGCTCGGTGGCCGACCTGCGGGGCCGGCGGGTCTCCGTCGGCGCGCCCGGCTCCGGCACGGAGGTCACCGCCACCCGGCTGCTGGAGGTCGCCCACCTCGGCGGCGACGCCGTGCGCCGGGAACGGCTCGGCCTCGACGACTCGGTCGCCGCGCTGCGCGCCGGCCGCGTCGACGCGTTCTTCTTCTCCGGCGGGCTGCCGGTGCGCGGCGTCGGGGAGCTCGCCGCCGGCAGCGCCGTGCGGATCGTCGACCTGGGCGAGTGGACCGAGCCGCTGCGGCGCAGCTACCGCGAGGTCTACGTGTCCCGCGACATCCCCCGCTCCGTCTACGGGGTGGAGCCGGTCACGACCGTGGCGAACCCGAACTACCTGGTGGTCCGGGCGGACCTGCCGGAGCCGCTGGTGCGCGAGGTGACCCGGCTGCTGATGGAGCGCCGGGCGGAGCTGGCGGCGGCCCACCCGGCGGCCGGCCGGATGAGCCCCCGGTCGGCGATCGCCACCGCCCCGCTACCGCTGCATCCGGGGGCCGCCGCCTGGTACCGGTCGGCCAAGCCCTGA